The genomic region TCGCTGACCAGCCGACGGGAGGCGGCCGGGGTGGTGCCGAGGGCAGCGGCCACCCCGTGGTGGTCCAGGTCGCCGACGTACTTCAGCGTGACGGCGACCCGCTGCCGCTCCGGCAACGCGTTCACCGCCTTCCACAGGATCGGATCGGGCCACTCGGCGGCGTCCGGTCCGTCGACCGCGACAGGTGGCGCCTCCTCCAGCGGGCTCTGTGGTCTGCGGGCCCGGTGCACATCGGTGGCACACCGCGCGGTGATCGTCAGCAACCAGCTGCGCAGGTTCCGCGCCGAGGTGAGCTTCGGGTACGCCGCGTACGCCTTCTCCCAGGCGCGCTGAGCCACGTCGTCGCCGTCGACCCGCCCCG from Kribbella flavida DSM 17836 harbors:
- a CDS encoding RNA polymerase sigma factor translates to MVAKKTSLPPFQLLLDEHWRDVVRLARALAGRVDGDDVAQRAWEKAYAAYPKLTSARNLRSWLLTITARCATDVHRARRPQSPLEEAPPVAVDGPDAAEWPDPILWKAVNALPERQRVAVTLKYVGDLDHHGVAAALGTTPAASRRLVSDALATLRTTLGADDE